The genomic region GCGGAAGCCGAGCGCGGCCGCGACCCGGCGGGAGGCCGGCGGTCGGGCTCGCCACTGCGGGAGCAGCCCGGCGGCCAGGGCGTGGGCGACGGCGGCGGAGGCGGCCGACCGGGCCAGGCCGCGGGAGCGGTGGTCCGGGTCGGTGAAGACGTTGAGCTGAGCCGCTCCGCCGGGCCAGCGGTGGTAGCCCGCCGCGGCGAGGGCGCGGCCGTCGTCGAGGACGGCGAAGGTCAGATCGGCGAGGTCGGTCTCGTCCGCCTCGGCCGGAGTGGCCCGGTCCCGCAGGGCACACAGGGCGGGGTGGTCCGGGGCCAGTTCTTCGGCCCGGTGCTCGTGCGCCGGGCCGAACTCCTCGGGCGCCAGGTAGGCGAGCGTCGCCGGGCCGAGCACCTCGGTCGGCCGGAGCACGGCGCCGAGCGCCTGCGGGTCGGCGAGGGCCTGCGGGGTGAGGCGGCCGGCCGCCTGGCGGAGCCGCTCGGCGACGGGCTCGGTGGGAGCGGTGACCAGCGCGGCGCCGCCGAGCAGCACGACGCCGACCCAACCGGGCGGGCAGAGACCGGAGTCGGGCGAGACCAGGACGGTGGGGTTCTCGGCCGGGTAGTCGCTCGGCACCTTGGCCAGGCCGGCCCAGAGGCGCTGGGCGCGGGTCAGCAGCTGGTCCTCACTGGGCACCGAGCACCATCCACTTCTCCGGTGTCGCCAGCGGCTCGAAGCCGACCTTGGCGTAAACGCCGTGCGCGTCGTGGGTGGCCAGCATGATCCGGCGCAGGCCGAACGGCGCGAGGTGGTCGCGAACGGCGCCGGCCAGCGCCTTGCCCAGCCCACGGC from Kitasatospora azatica KCTC 9699 harbors:
- a CDS encoding GNAT family N-acetyltransferase; the encoded protein is MPSEDQLLTRAQRLWAGLAKVPSDYPAENPTVLVSPDSGLCPPGWVGVVLLGGAALVTAPTEPVAERLRQAAGRLTPQALADPQALGAVLRPTEVLGPATLAYLAPEEFGPAHEHRAEELAPDHPALCALRDRATPAEADETDLADLTFAVLDDGRALAAAGYHRWPGGAAQLNVFTDPDHRSRGLARSAASAAVAHALAAGLLPQWRARPPASRRVAAALGFRELGAQLSLRLA